The region GAACAGCTCGGCGACAAGATCCCGCTGATCGTCGACGGCGGCCCCACCGCTCGCTCCATCCCCACTACCATCGTCGATCTCTCCGGCGGCGGCAACTCGTGGATGATCCTTCGCGAAGGCGCAATCCCCACTCACGAGATCGCCCTGACGCTGCAACGTTAAGAACATAAAAAATATTTAAGCCACCACTTAATACACATCAGCTACTGGTAGCTACCCGATAGATATTTGTCGCCAGATCTTTATCGCCCACAAAAGCACGTCATCTCGACCGAAGGCGGCGCTTCTGCCGCCGCAGCGGAGAGACCCCTGTATTTCGCTGTTGCCGTTGCCTGTTCTTATCCTTAACAAGCAGCCAACAAATACACTACAACCCAAACATCTTCCCATCCAGCCCCATCTACCGTAGACTCATCTTTCACTCACGATGACGGCTTCCCCCTCCAACTCACGCCGATCGCGCCGCTCTTCTGCTGGCGGCAGTTTTTTTCGCCGCCTCCTCGGCGTTCTTCTGCTGGTAGGTCTCATCTGGTTCGCCTGGGTCTATCAACAAATCTCGCAGGTCGCAGCCGAAGACCAGGCGCAGCCCGCGGATGCCATCGCCGTCTTCGGCGCGGCAGAGTACTCCGGCCGTCCTTCGCCGGTCTTTCACGCTCGCCTCGATCACGCCGTCGAGCTCTATCGCAAGCAGATTGCGCCTCTGGTCATCACGCTTGGGGGAGGCGGCGACAAAGACTCCGGCCACACCGAAGGCGGCGTGGGCCGCGACTATCTTCTCGCCAACGGCATTCCCTTCGGCAACATCATCGCCGAAACCCGCTCCACCGACACCGAGCAGCAGGTGCATCGACTCGCCTCCATCGCTCGCGAAAATAATCTCAAGTACATCGTCGTCGTCAGTGACGGCACTCATCTCTTCCGCATCCGCGCTCTCTGTCAGGACGCCGGGCTGCACGTCTATACCTCGCCGCGCCCTATGCTCGGACACATCAGCAACTTCGA is a window of Edaphobacter dinghuensis DNA encoding:
- a CDS encoding YdcF family protein, with translation MTASPSNSRRSRRSSAGGSFFRRLLGVLLLVGLIWFAWVYQQISQVAAEDQAQPADAIAVFGAAEYSGRPSPVFHARLDHAVELYRKQIAPLVITLGGGGDKDSGHTEGGVGRDYLLANGIPFGNIIAETRSTDTEQQVHRLASIARENNLKYIVVVSDGTHLFRIRALCQDAGLHVYTSPRPMLGHISNFDLATRYFHEMLSYTAWRMHADPAWLHSWLEGKSEL